From a single Planctellipticum variicoloris genomic region:
- a CDS encoding DUF1501 domain-containing protein, with translation MSLKSTRREFLSVLGAASAVTLGVGRAPQWLHAAAEQAAAGPDQRVLVLVQLAGGNDGLNTVVPYASDDYHRARPGIGIGKGAVLKLDDEFGLHPSLTGLKELHDAGKLSIVQGVGYPQPDRSHFRSMDIWHSAQPENPTPQDGWLGRTLEWQLQHHPERAEGLALGMERLPLLLVSRQVNVPVLKRLEDYHLNDPQLPSGLQGKLKSARDEILSTTGAQPGGELDFLRKSLRTAVTSSERLKSLSAGYSPAKEYPATHLANQLKLVAQMIGAGLPPRIYLVGLDGFDTHSQQQPGHAALLGELGNAIAAFHADLTGHGLADRVLLSTFSEFGRRVKENGSLGTDHGAASSLFVVSPTGTPGFCGKFPSLTDLDDGDQKFTTDFRRVYATLLDKWLGVRSAEILGGEYEPLPFA, from the coding sequence ATGTCTCTCAAATCGACGCGACGCGAGTTTCTGTCCGTACTGGGTGCAGCGAGCGCGGTGACGCTGGGTGTTGGTCGGGCGCCGCAGTGGTTGCATGCCGCGGCGGAACAGGCGGCCGCCGGGCCGGACCAGCGGGTGCTGGTCCTCGTGCAACTGGCGGGGGGGAACGACGGGCTGAATACCGTTGTGCCGTATGCCAGCGACGACTACCACCGCGCGCGGCCGGGGATCGGTATCGGCAAGGGGGCCGTGCTGAAACTCGACGACGAGTTCGGGCTGCACCCGTCGCTGACGGGACTCAAGGAACTGCACGACGCCGGGAAACTGTCGATCGTGCAAGGGGTGGGCTATCCGCAGCCCGACCGGTCGCACTTCCGTTCGATGGATATCTGGCACAGCGCGCAGCCGGAGAATCCAACGCCGCAGGACGGCTGGCTGGGGCGGACGCTCGAATGGCAACTTCAGCATCATCCGGAGCGGGCCGAGGGGCTGGCGCTGGGAATGGAGCGGCTGCCGCTGCTGCTGGTCAGCCGGCAGGTCAACGTCCCGGTGCTGAAGCGGCTCGAAGACTACCACCTCAACGATCCGCAGTTGCCCTCCGGGTTGCAGGGGAAACTGAAGTCAGCCCGCGATGAGATTCTGTCAACGACTGGCGCACAGCCGGGTGGCGAGCTGGATTTCCTGCGAAAGTCGCTGCGGACCGCAGTGACCAGTTCCGAGCGATTGAAGAGCCTTTCGGCCGGCTATTCTCCGGCGAAGGAGTATCCGGCGACGCACCTGGCGAACCAGCTCAAGCTCGTCGCGCAGATGATTGGCGCCGGATTGCCGCCGCGAATCTATCTGGTGGGCCTGGACGGCTTCGATACGCATTCGCAACAGCAACCAGGCCATGCGGCACTGCTGGGCGAACTGGGGAACGCGATCGCCGCCTTCCATGCCGACCTGACCGGTCACGGCCTGGCGGATCGCGTGCTGCTGTCGACGTTTTCCGAGTTCGGCCGGCGGGTCAAGGAGAACGGCAGCCTGGGGACCGACCATGGGGCGGCCTCTTCGCTGTTCGTCGTTTCGCCAACGGGGACGCCGGGCTTCTGCGGCAAGTTCCCGAGCCTGACCGACCTTGACGACGGCGACCAGAAATTCACAACCGACTTCCGCCGGGTCTACGCGACGCTGCTCGACAAATGGCTGGGCGTGCGATCGGCGGAGATCCTGGGGGGCGAGTACGAGCCGCTGCCGTTTGCGTGA
- a CDS encoding thioredoxin family protein produces MLNFRHLFAAVAACLLAAGSGNAGEYNEVLSIGDPAPVWAELPGTDGKSHGLADLKDRDVIVVVFTCVSCPTATDYEGRIQALAERYAGEGRVAIVPVCVNRVPEDQLDALTERVKAKKFAFHYLYDESQKIAKDFGAIFTPEFYVFDRDRKLVYMGAMDDKTDADKVERRYVEEAIAAALAGRKPEVTETIARGCRVRYARERRGR; encoded by the coding sequence ATGCTCAATTTTCGCCATCTGTTTGCTGCGGTCGCGGCCTGTCTGCTGGCTGCCGGCTCCGGGAACGCAGGTGAGTACAACGAGGTGCTCAGCATCGGCGATCCCGCTCCGGTCTGGGCCGAACTGCCGGGGACTGATGGCAAATCGCACGGTCTGGCGGACCTGAAGGACCGGGACGTTATCGTGGTGGTCTTCACCTGTGTGAGCTGCCCGACGGCAACCGATTACGAGGGGCGGATCCAGGCTCTGGCCGAACGCTATGCTGGGGAGGGCCGGGTGGCGATCGTTCCGGTCTGCGTGAACCGCGTGCCGGAGGACCAGCTCGACGCCCTCACCGAGCGGGTGAAGGCGAAGAAGTTCGCCTTTCACTACCTGTACGACGAATCCCAGAAGATCGCGAAGGACTTCGGGGCGATTTTTACGCCGGAGTTCTACGTCTTCGACCGAGACCGGAAGCTGGTCTACATGGGGGCGATGGACGACAAGACAGACGCCGACAAGGTCGAGCGGCGGTATGTCGAGGAGGCGATCGCTGCCGCGCTGGCCGGGAGGAAGCCTGAAGTGACGGAAACGATCGCCCGCGGCTGCCGGGTGCGGTATGCCCGCGAACGCAGAGGGCGGTAG
- a CDS encoding DUF1800 domain-containing protein, whose translation MPSLAPPQGMLAPVADSTRWTLADAAHTLRRLQFGYSPDQLKQAVAAGRQATLDRLLSPQPESAEFQEVDGVLRTTAVATGNLSDLQVWWLYRMVHSANPLTEKLTLLWHNHFATSQEKVRSVSLMLRQNDLQRSEASGSFAKLLRGMARDPAMLVWLDGEANRRRHPNENFAREVMELFSLGVGNYSEKDIQEAARAFSGWQLRDGEFWFNDNQHDPRPKTIFGETGMFDGNSVVELCLKQPACARYLAFKLLRTFVMPEPGEAEITAVAERLRLHGLVIGPVMNELARSQLFYDARHRRSLIKSPLDFVLGMTHSLLEAVRWQPVAQTLAELGQSLFAPPSVKGWDGQRLWITSSTLILRANAATDVATSGRFGVLTDAVRGQLAQPDSAVAFLQSIVLGGEADAETVAQIRTMTQTGDSQAGQAALQLALQSPEYQLM comes from the coding sequence ATGCCGAGTCTTGCTCCTCCACAAGGGATGCTGGCGCCGGTTGCGGATTCCACGCGGTGGACGCTGGCCGATGCCGCGCATACGCTCCGTCGGCTGCAGTTCGGGTATTCGCCGGATCAACTGAAACAGGCGGTGGCGGCCGGTCGCCAGGCGACGCTCGATCGGTTGCTTTCACCGCAGCCGGAATCGGCGGAGTTTCAGGAAGTCGATGGCGTCCTTCGAACAACGGCCGTCGCCACGGGAAATCTGAGCGATCTGCAGGTCTGGTGGCTGTACCGGATGGTGCATTCTGCCAACCCGCTGACCGAGAAGCTCACGCTGCTGTGGCACAACCACTTCGCCACCTCGCAGGAGAAAGTCCGATCGGTCTCGCTGATGCTGAGGCAGAACGACCTGCAGCGGTCGGAGGCGTCCGGTTCGTTTGCGAAGCTGCTGCGCGGCATGGCGCGCGACCCGGCGATGCTGGTCTGGCTGGATGGAGAAGCCAACCGCCGGCGGCATCCGAACGAAAACTTCGCCCGCGAAGTGATGGAGCTGTTCAGCCTGGGGGTTGGCAACTACTCGGAAAAGGACATCCAGGAGGCGGCCCGCGCCTTCAGCGGCTGGCAGCTTCGCGACGGCGAGTTCTGGTTCAACGACAACCAGCACGATCCCCGCCCGAAGACGATCTTCGGCGAAACCGGAATGTTCGACGGCAACTCAGTCGTCGAACTGTGCTTGAAGCAGCCGGCGTGTGCACGCTATCTGGCGTTCAAGCTGTTGCGGACATTCGTCATGCCCGAACCAGGCGAGGCGGAGATCACCGCGGTCGCCGAACGACTGCGGCTGCACGGGCTGGTGATCGGGCCGGTAATGAATGAACTGGCGCGGTCGCAGCTCTTCTACGACGCCCGTCATCGTCGGTCGTTGATCAAGTCGCCGCTCGACTTTGTCCTCGGCATGACTCACAGCCTGTTGGAGGCCGTTCGCTGGCAGCCGGTCGCGCAGACTCTGGCCGAACTGGGGCAGAGTCTCTTCGCCCCGCCGTCGGTCAAAGGCTGGGACGGTCAGCGACTGTGGATCACCTCGTCGACGCTGATCCTGCGGGCCAACGCGGCGACGGACGTTGCCACGAGCGGTCGTTTCGGCGTCCTGACCGACGCCGTCCGCGGCCAGCTTGCTCAGCCGGATTCGGCCGTGGCGTTTCTGCAGTCGATCGTTCTCGGCGGCGAGGCGGATGCGGAAACGGTCGCTCAGATCCGGACGATGACACAAACCGGCGACAGCCAAGCCGGCCAGGCGGCGCTGCAACTGGCGTTGCAGTCGCCTGAATATCAGTTGATGTAA
- a CDS encoding UPF0175 family protein translates to MPLTITDEELQAAGVSAEEARLELACRLFQAGKLDLWPTAQLAGLTRVQMEEALHDRKIPIYTITYEELQKELRVLDQMRADRAAACGQ, encoded by the coding sequence ATGCCTCTGACCATCACCGACGAAGAACTGCAGGCCGCAGGCGTCAGCGCCGAGGAAGCACGGCTGGAGCTGGCCTGCCGGCTGTTTCAGGCCGGCAAGCTCGACCTGTGGCCCACGGCGCAACTGGCCGGACTGACGCGGGTGCAGATGGAGGAGGCGCTGCACGATCGGAAGATCCCGATTTACACGATCACATACGAAGAACTTCAGAAGGAGCTGCGCGTGCTGGACCAGATGAGGGCCGATCGTGCCGCCGCTTGTGGTCAGTGA
- a CDS encoding TatD family hydrolase, with translation MRFIDPHIHMVSRTTDDYEAMAAQGVVAVIEPAFWQGQPRTEVGTFKDYFSMLVGFERFRAAQFGIRHYCTMGLNSKEANNEPLAEQVMDLLPLFCTKEGVVAIGEIGYDDQTPTEEKFFRLQLELAKEVGLPVLIHTPHRNKKQGTFRSMDVIEEHNIQPHMVVIDHNNEETCKEVLDRGYWCGFTIYPKTKMGNERMVEVVRQYGSERVIIDSSADWGVSDSLAVPKTARLMLERGIAAPDVELVCYKNAIAVYAQSGQFSEDDWLNPPPVDQRSLFEGNSVLRGGQTPKIEEPDKEEGIIR, from the coding sequence ATGCGTTTCATCGACCCCCACATCCACATGGTTTCCCGCACCACCGACGACTACGAGGCGATGGCCGCCCAGGGTGTCGTCGCGGTCATCGAACCCGCCTTCTGGCAGGGGCAGCCCCGCACGGAAGTCGGGACGTTCAAAGACTACTTCTCGATGCTCGTCGGCTTCGAGCGGTTCCGGGCCGCCCAGTTCGGCATCCGGCACTACTGCACGATGGGGCTCAACAGCAAGGAGGCCAACAACGAGCCCCTTGCCGAGCAGGTGATGGACCTGCTGCCGCTGTTCTGCACGAAGGAAGGGGTCGTCGCCATCGGTGAGATCGGCTACGACGACCAGACCCCGACCGAGGAGAAATTCTTCCGGCTGCAGCTCGAACTGGCCAAGGAAGTCGGCCTGCCGGTGCTGATCCATACGCCCCACCGCAATAAGAAGCAGGGGACGTTCCGCAGCATGGACGTCATCGAAGAACACAACATCCAGCCGCACATGGTCGTGATCGATCACAACAACGAGGAAACCTGCAAAGAGGTCCTCGACCGGGGTTACTGGTGCGGCTTCACGATCTACCCCAAGACCAAGATGGGGAACGAGCGGATGGTTGAAGTCGTCCGGCAGTACGGCAGCGAACGGGTCATCATCGACTCGTCCGCCGACTGGGGCGTCTCCGACTCGCTCGCCGTCCCCAAGACCGCCCGGCTGATGCTCGAACGGGGAATCGCCGCCCCGGACGTCGAACTGGTCTGCTACAAGAACGCGATTGCCGTCTACGCCCAGAGCGGCCAGTTCAGCGAAGACGACTGGCTCAACCCGCCCCCGGTCGACCAGCGCTCGCTCTTCGAAGGCAACAGCGTCCTCCGCGGCGGCCAGACGCCGAAAATCGAAGAACCGGACAAGGAAGAGGGAATCATCCGGTAG
- a CDS encoding DUF3368 domain-containing protein — protein sequence MPPLVVSDTSPLRALVFLGRMDILESMFEQIYVPPAVVTECRSGRSPFLFDVSSYEFVEVIAPSNSERVAELKLRLDAGEAEAIAVAEELGIRSLLIDEHRGRMEVEHLGLHAIGTVGLLINAKQNNLVTAVRPLLSRLREELNFYLSEQFIEQALKAIGEA from the coding sequence GTGCCGCCGCTTGTGGTCAGTGACACGTCTCCACTGCGCGCCCTCGTATTCCTTGGGCGGATGGACATCCTCGAATCGATGTTCGAGCAAATATACGTTCCACCCGCGGTCGTGACCGAATGTCGCTCAGGCCGCTCCCCGTTTCTCTTCGATGTTTCGTCCTACGAGTTCGTCGAAGTGATTGCACCTTCCAATTCCGAACGGGTCGCCGAACTCAAACTGCGGCTTGATGCAGGTGAGGCTGAAGCTATTGCCGTCGCGGAAGAACTGGGAATTCGCAGCCTCCTGATCGACGAGCACCGCGGACGAATGGAGGTGGAGCATCTGGGACTGCATGCGATTGGAACTGTCGGCCTGTTGATCAACGCAAAGCAAAACAATCTCGTTACCGCTGTACGGCCGCTGCTGTCCCGACTTCGCGAAGAATTGAACTTTTATCTGTCTGAACAGTTCATCGAACAAGCCTTGAAAGCGATCGGCGAAGCCTGA